The genomic stretch GTTGAGGCGGCGCTCAAGGCAATGGGTAAAAAGAACAATACCAGGATAATCGCGATCGGTGGTGACGGTGCAACACTGGATATTGGCCTGCAGGCCATCTCCGGAGCGTTTGAGCGCGGGCATGATTTCACTTATATTTGCGTGGATAACGAAGCCTACATGAACACCGGTATCCAGAGAAGCAGTGCGACCCCGCTTTATGCCAGCACGACCACCAGCCCTTCTGGAAAGGTATCGTTCGGCAATCCCCAGCATAAGAAAAATATGCCTGCTATCATAGCGGCTCATGGATCTCCCTATATTGCCACAGCGTCGGTGGCTTATGCCCCCGATATGATGAAAAAGGTGAAGAAAGCGGCAGAGACGAAGGGACCGACCTATGTGCATGTTCACGCGCCCTGCTGCACGGGCTGGAAGTTCGAGGGTTCAAAAACGATCGAGGTTGGAAAGCTGGCAGT from Candidatus Methanoperedens sp. encodes the following:
- the porB gene encoding pyruvate synthase subunit PorB, encoding MSLLKPGHRGCAGCCDALAGKFVLDAIGEDCIIVSPTGCLEVFTTPYPESAWGVPWIHSLFENAAAVASGVEAALKAMGKKNNTRIIAIGGDGATLDIGLQAISGAFERGHDFTYICVDNEAYMNTGIQRSSATPLYASTTTSPSGKVSFGNPQHKKNMPAIIAAHGSPYIATASVAYAPDMMKKVKKAAETKGPTYVHVHAPCCTGWKFEGSKTIEVGKLAVETAMWPLYEMENGEITGVRKLRNRKPVEEYLKVQGRFKHLFTMEGGAEEIKKIQAIADWNVKHFELE